A stretch of the Neodiprion lecontei isolate iyNeoLeco1 chromosome 4, iyNeoLeco1.1, whole genome shotgun sequence genome encodes the following:
- the LOC107222973 gene encoding uncharacterized protein LOC107222973 — MILTRSSLILLGLTVFQSIGRANVLAADGAQTCINLCESCGGIATFQHNICQCHVADDNDQGAECIHRMRRQAQELGVDIVSCDLANAEADRPARCAVSPLRRLRTRGNGDLIARYFMGNGLASLLGSRNPEAESTGDSDSSSRQENVGASEATSGDQAEISGDQSNMNSAVVGAPYQFLETDPYMVAAMANWYQPHNMMTIDESCTGVRDGTEMQSFLGQPNPAITSMTDNESGQANFVGSPNQDEIGGVSSGRMYESYNMHPLMLGMNPYAYFIRTPYGAQFPGGSQMLGMQSYHYKSIDGDRNSQSRENNIVGLSPYSNCQTSLLGESNPHLGDSAAGQENSQDKNGMPDEEVTGEANPVGLNREDRQHLGRNGQVDKDVKGDAEDPEEIKDQTVGSSKYKLKRRLNRFKTKESRSTPADQVDSRYGHPDDPYGAA; from the exons ATGATCCTAACGCGAAGTTCTTTGATATTGCTAGGACTAACTGTGTTCCAAAGCATCG GCAGAGCAAATGTCCTTGCAGCCGATGGGGCGCAAACTTGCATCAATTTGTGCGAGAGCTGCGGTGGAATAGCAACATTTCAACACAACATTTGTCAGTGCCACGTTGCCGATGACAATGATCAAg GTGCCGAATGCATTCACCGAATGAGAAGGCAAGCTCAGGAACTTGGAGTAGACATAGTATCCTGCGATCTCGCTAATGCTGAAGCAGATCGACCCGCTCGGTGTGCTGTATCTCCGCTGCGACGGTTGAGGACTCGAG GCAATGGCGATTTAATCGCAAGATATTTCATGGGGAACGGGTTAGCTTCGCTCCTGGGGTCGAGAAACCCGGAGGCAGAATCAACGGGGGATTCTGATTCCTCATCTAGGCAGGAAAATGTTGGCGCAAGTGAGGCTACAAGCGGCGATCAGGCAGAGATCAGTGGAGACCAGTCGAACATGAATTCCGCTGTAGTTGGGGCGCCatatcaatttttggaaaCAGATCCTTACATGGTAGCAGCAATGGCTAACTGGTATCAGCCGCACAATATGATGACCATAGACGAAAGTTGTACGGGAGTACGGGATGGCACTGAAATGCAAAGCTTCTTGGGACAACCGAACCCTGCAATTACTTCGATGACTGACAATGAATCGGGACAAGCAAATTTT GTTGGTTCACCGAATCAGGACGAGATCGGGGGAGTCTCGTCAGGAAGAATGTATGAGTCATATAATATGCATCCATTAATGCTGGGCATGAATCCATACGCCTACTTTATTCGTACACCTTATGGGGCCCAGTTTCCAGGGGGATCGCAAATGCTGGGCATGCAGTCGTACCACTATAAGTCTATAGATGGAGATCGAAACTCTCAGTCCCGAGAAAACAACATCGTGGGTCTATCTCCTTATTCGAATTGTCAAACGTCGCTACTTGGAGAAAGTAACCCCCATCTAGGGGATTCGGCCGCTGGACAGGAGAATAGTCAAGATAAAAATGGAATGCCGGACGAAGAAGTTACGGGAGAGGCAAATCCAGTAGGCTTAAATCGCGAGGATAGGCAACACCTTGGTAGGAATGGACAAGTCGATAAAGATGTTAAAGGAGATGCAGAGGATCCAGAAGAAATCAAAGATCAAACTGTTGGTTCCTCAAAGTATAAACTAAAACGGAGACTGAACAgatttaaaacaaaagaaagcCGCTCTACACCTGCAGATCAAGTTGACTCGCGTTATGGACATCCGGACGATCCATATGGCGCTGCGTAA
- the LOC107222975 gene encoding signal recognition particle 19 kDa protein yields the protein MALTWNPQKKHSDLERWVCIYPVYINSKKTLAQGRKLAKDKCVENPTHQEIRDVLSAAGLRVGVENKLHPRERSKELLFRGRIRVHLKNDDGTPVQPNFPTRDSVLLHLGTTIPKLKIRQTRQASGDQSSQQSSSSTKKGKGKGRR from the exons ATGGCGCTGACTTGGAATCCACAAAAGAAGCACAGTGATCTCGAGAG gTGGGTATGTATTTACCCAGTTTACATAAACAGTAAGAAAACATTGGCTCAAGGTCGCAAACTAGCAAAGGACAAATGTGTTGAAAATCCGACCCATCAGGAGATTCGTGATGTTCTATCAGCTGCAGGACTcagagtaggagtagaaaaTAAACTACATCCAAGAGAGCGAAGCAAGGAATTATTGTTTCGAGGTCGTATAAGAGTTCACCTTAAGAATGATGATGGTACACCAGTTCAACCAAATTTTCCTACAAGAGATTCTGTTCTTCTACATTTGGGCACAACTATTCCTAAGCTGAAGATTCGTCAGACCAGGCAAGCATCAGGTGATCAGTCATCCCAGCAGTCCTCATCttctacaaaaaaaggaaaaggaaaggggcgtagataa